Proteins from a genomic interval of Paenibacillus lentus:
- a CDS encoding acetylxylan esterase, protein MGNDMSLAELKQYGGKSSRPADFDSYWKRALQELEAQPLEYELVPAGFTSPLADCYHLYFTGTGGARIHAKFVKPKNLTSKGPGMAMFHGYSCDSGDWSDKVNYAAHGITVLAMDCRGQGGLSEDNLTVQGTTIRGHIIRGIDDPNPDKLYFRNVFLDTVQTVRILMSMEYVDPARIGVHGLSQGGALAIACAALEPRVKLAVPVYPFLADYRRAWELDITTSAYEEIHYYFRFFDPHHLREDEIFTKLGYIDIQNLADRIEAKVLFVTGLADTICPPSTQFAVYNKIRSEKELLVYHEYGHEYLPYLGDRTLQAFLKL, encoded by the coding sequence ATGGGGAATGATATGAGCTTAGCGGAATTGAAGCAATATGGGGGCAAAAGTTCACGGCCTGCAGATTTTGACTCTTATTGGAAGCGTGCGCTACAGGAGCTTGAAGCCCAGCCGCTTGAGTACGAATTGGTTCCCGCTGGATTTACCAGTCCATTGGCGGATTGTTATCATCTTTATTTTACCGGAACAGGTGGGGCGAGGATTCACGCCAAATTTGTCAAGCCGAAAAATTTGACTAGCAAGGGGCCGGGTATGGCGATGTTCCACGGTTATTCTTGTGATAGCGGCGATTGGTCGGATAAGGTGAATTATGCGGCACATGGCATTACGGTGCTAGCGATGGATTGCCGAGGTCAGGGCGGTTTGTCCGAAGACAACTTAACAGTACAGGGCACGACGATCCGTGGCCATATTATCCGGGGGATTGATGATCCGAATCCTGATAAATTGTATTTTCGCAATGTCTTCCTGGATACGGTGCAGACGGTAAGAATTCTGATGAGTATGGAGTATGTTGATCCAGCGAGGATCGGTGTGCACGGACTTTCACAGGGCGGCGCGCTTGCCATAGCGTGTGCCGCGCTTGAACCCAGAGTCAAACTGGCTGTCCCTGTATATCCTTTTTTGGCCGATTACCGCAGAGCTTGGGAACTGGATATTACCACTTCTGCTTACGAAGAAATTCATTATTATTTCCGTTTCTTTGATCCGCATCATTTGCGTGAGGATGAAATTTTTACGAAGCTTGGCTATATTGATATTCAAAATCTTGCTGACAGAATTGAGGCTAAGGTACTTTTCGTGACGGGACTTGCCGATACGATCTGTCCGCCGTCCACGCAATTTGCCGTTTATAACAAAATTCGTTCCGAGAAGGAGCTGCTAGTCTACCATGAATACGGTCACGAGTACTTGCCGTATTTGGGAGATCGAACATTACAGGCATTTCTGAAATTGTAA
- a CDS encoding glycoside hydrolase family 130 protein encodes MAEVRIIGEKLTNIPWQDKPEGAVGPVWRHSDNPVIQRNPAKGIARIFNSAVLPFDGRFVGVFRAETINGRPHLHLGWSDDALNWSIEEERINFVDESGKPFQPNYAYDPRLVEVEGTYYIIWCTDFYGAAIGVAKTDDFKTFVRLENPFLPFNRNGVLFPRKINGNFVMLSRPSDSGHTPFGDVFLSESPDFVYWGKHRHVMSKGGQGWWQSVKIGGGPAPIETTEGWLMFYHGVTGTCNGLVYSMGAVILDRDEPSKVKYRSANYVLTPEEWYEERGFVSNVVFPCATLHDAETGRIAIYYGAADTYVGVAYTTVQEIVDYVIATSEEVADDAEIGIM; translated from the coding sequence ATGGCAGAGGTTCGTATTATTGGAGAGAAATTAACAAACATCCCTTGGCAGGATAAGCCGGAGGGCGCAGTGGGGCCTGTATGGAGACATAGCGATAATCCTGTGATCCAGAGAAACCCGGCGAAAGGTATCGCCCGTATTTTCAATAGTGCTGTACTGCCCTTTGATGGGCGCTTCGTCGGTGTATTCCGTGCAGAAACAATTAACGGCCGGCCTCATCTTCATCTTGGCTGGAGCGATGATGCATTGAACTGGTCGATTGAAGAAGAGCGCATTAATTTCGTGGATGAGAGCGGCAAGCCGTTTCAACCGAACTATGCTTACGATCCGCGTCTCGTAGAGGTAGAAGGAACTTATTACATTATTTGGTGTACGGATTTTTACGGTGCCGCGATTGGTGTAGCGAAAACGGATGACTTCAAAACTTTTGTACGCTTGGAAAATCCATTTTTACCGTTTAACCGCAATGGCGTACTTTTTCCGCGTAAAATCAATGGCAACTTTGTGATGCTCTCTCGTCCGAGTGATAGTGGACATACGCCGTTTGGCGATGTGTTCCTCAGCGAAAGCCCGGATTTTGTTTACTGGGGCAAGCATCGTCATGTGATGTCTAAAGGCGGTCAAGGCTGGTGGCAATCGGTAAAAATCGGCGGTGGTCCGGCTCCGATTGAGACGACTGAGGGCTGGCTTATGTTCTATCACGGTGTAACCGGCACCTGTAATGGACTCGTATACAGCATGGGCGCAGTTATTCTTGACCGTGACGAGCCGTCCAAAGTCAAATATCGTTCCGCTAATTATGTGCTAACACCGGAGGAATGGTATGAGGAGCGAGGCTTTGTTAGCAATGTCGTATTCCCTTGTGCCACGCTGCATGATGCTGAAACCGGGCGAATCGCCATCTATTATGGTGCGGCAGATACCTATGTAGGTGTTGCGTATACGACAGTACAGGAAATTGTAGATTATGTGATCGCCACGAGTGAAGAAGTCGCTGACGATGCAGAAATCGGGATCATGTAA
- a CDS encoding ABC transporter substrate-binding protein, which translates to MKKGKAIMGLLALTLVLGMLAGCGSKGNNSAANGGTSSAGSSDDGGIKGEITVITQRTDIVDTVFKEYAAEFNKEYPDVKVKFQALSDYEGQITVRMSSDDYGDALLLPTSIPLEDTPQFFEPLGSLEEMSKEYIGLEERTVDGNAYGIPTAINFSGVLYNKKVFEDAGIMTAPRTPEEFLAALKAIKEKGDAIPLYTNYADGWPLTQWESVLTTVAGDVDYVNVTQPNTDDNFTPGQPHYELYKVMYDAVEQGLIEKDPTTTNWEGSKSDLANGKIGAMVVGSWAIEQVQEQAPNPGDIAYMPFPTNAKEIIMPLAADYTLGINKHSKNKEAARAWIDWFIKKSGYPTEIAGGMSPVVGAALPDTLKQFEGTDVKFELQTPAQPGQEGWVDKIDKDAEIGLWQPDFKKRIIEAAVGNRKESFDDIMKELNDAWVKSRAKVTQQ; encoded by the coding sequence GTGAAAAAAGGCAAAGCAATCATGGGTTTATTGGCTTTGACGCTCGTGCTGGGAATGCTCGCTGGCTGCGGCAGCAAAGGCAATAACAGCGCGGCGAACGGTGGGACAAGCAGTGCAGGATCAAGCGATGATGGGGGAATAAAGGGTGAGATCACCGTAATTACACAAAGAACAGATATTGTGGATACGGTGTTCAAAGAGTACGCTGCTGAGTTTAACAAAGAATACCCAGATGTGAAAGTAAAGTTTCAAGCTCTTTCCGATTATGAAGGCCAAATTACGGTCCGAATGAGCTCTGACGATTATGGAGATGCACTGCTGCTCCCAACGAGCATTCCACTGGAGGACACGCCGCAGTTTTTTGAACCGCTGGGTAGCTTGGAGGAAATGAGCAAGGAATATATCGGGCTGGAAGAGAGAACCGTTGATGGCAATGCTTATGGAATTCCAACTGCGATTAACTTCTCGGGTGTTTTGTACAACAAGAAAGTGTTTGAAGATGCTGGCATAATGACAGCTCCAAGAACGCCGGAAGAATTTCTGGCAGCATTGAAAGCGATTAAGGAGAAAGGCGACGCGATTCCACTGTATACAAATTATGCTGACGGCTGGCCGTTGACGCAATGGGAATCTGTCCTGACAACGGTGGCGGGCGATGTGGATTATGTCAATGTGACACAGCCGAACACCGACGACAACTTTACACCAGGACAACCTCACTATGAGTTGTACAAAGTAATGTATGATGCTGTCGAACAAGGACTAATTGAGAAAGATCCAACGACGACGAACTGGGAAGGGTCCAAGTCTGATCTTGCTAACGGTAAAATTGGTGCAATGGTAGTAGGTTCCTGGGCGATTGAACAAGTACAGGAGCAGGCGCCTAATCCGGGTGACATTGCCTACATGCCGTTTCCTACGAATGCTAAAGAGATCATCATGCCATTGGCGGCTGACTATACATTAGGTATTAACAAGCATAGCAAGAACAAGGAAGCTGCTAGAGCATGGATAGACTGGTTTATTAAGAAGTCAGGTTATCCGACTGAGATAGCGGGCGGAATGAGTCCGGTAGTGGGGGCTGCACTTCCAGACACTCTTAAGCAATTCGAGGGCACGGATGTTAAGTTTGAGCTGCAGACTCCGGCACAGCCAGGTCAGGAGGGCTGGGTTGACAAGATCGATAAGGATGCAGAAATCGGCTTATGGCAGCCTGACTTCAAGAAACGGATCATTGAAGCAGCAGTCGGCAATCGTAAAGAATCATTCGATGACATTATGAAAGAACTAAACGATGCATGGGTGAAATCACGGGCAAAAGTAACGCAGCAATAA
- a CDS encoding carbohydrate ABC transporter permease, which yields MFANLSYKTQRRIIIIAFSLIPVVLLFTFAYLPVFNMFKYSFTNWNGYSKTFDYVGFENYKTIFTNPKYFSVFKVSLYYFGATFVQMGLALYFATILSFNVRFKNFFKGVLFFPYLLNGVAIGFIFLVFFRPDGTLDTLLQVLGLGHLSQGWLLNPNIINISLAGASLWRYMGFNFIIFLGAISSIGKDIYEAADIDGANRWHQFKHIILPSIKRILQLNLILAISGAISAFDIPYIMTGGSNGSNTFVIQTVDVAFKYSKLGLASAMAVVLLIIVILVTLLQRFLIKGDD from the coding sequence GTGTTTGCAAACCTAAGCTACAAGACACAAAGACGAATCATAATAATCGCTTTCTCGCTGATTCCGGTCGTCTTATTATTCACGTTTGCTTATCTCCCCGTGTTCAATATGTTCAAATATAGTTTTACGAACTGGAATGGTTATAGTAAAACTTTCGATTATGTCGGATTTGAAAACTATAAAACCATATTTACAAATCCAAAATATTTTTCCGTCTTCAAGGTCAGTCTCTACTATTTTGGAGCGACTTTCGTACAGATGGGATTAGCTCTTTATTTTGCTACTATACTTAGCTTTAACGTACGTTTTAAAAACTTTTTTAAAGGGGTTTTATTTTTCCCTTATTTGCTTAATGGGGTAGCCATCGGCTTTATATTCCTGGTCTTTTTCCGGCCGGACGGTACGCTCGATACGTTGCTTCAGGTTCTGGGACTTGGGCATTTATCGCAAGGCTGGCTATTGAATCCCAACATTATTAACATATCGCTCGCAGGCGCTTCCTTATGGCGGTATATGGGCTTCAATTTTATTATTTTTCTGGGAGCCATATCTTCCATCGGCAAAGATATTTACGAGGCGGCTGACATTGATGGCGCAAACCGCTGGCACCAATTCAAGCATATTATTCTGCCAAGCATCAAGCGAATACTGCAGCTTAACTTAATTTTGGCGATTAGCGGCGCAATCAGCGCATTTGATATTCCATATATCATGACTGGAGGCTCGAACGGAAGTAACACCTTCGTTATTCAAACGGTAGACGTTGCATTTAAATACAGTAAGCTGGGTCTTGCTTCGGCCATGGCCGTCGTGCTGCTCATTATCGTCATTCTCGTGACACTGCTCCAGCGGTTTCTGATTAAGGGGGATGATTGA
- the lepA gene encoding translation elongation factor 4, whose protein sequence is MTDIRARQQKIRNFCIIAHIDHGKSTLADRILEYTGALTSREMQQQVLDTMDLERERGITIKLQAVRLSYRADDGEEYVLNLIDTPGHVDFTYEVSRSLAACEGALLVVDAAQGIEAQTLANVYLALDNNLEILPVINKIDLPSADPDRVKQEIEDVIGLDASEAVHASAKAGIGIREIIEQVVQKVPAPTGDPDEPLKALIFDSHYDPYKGVIVYVRVINGHIKAGSKIKMMATGKTFEVIEVGAFMPRMTMVDELNIGDVGFIVAGIKTVGDTQVGDTITDAKKPTAEPLPGYRKINPMVFCGLYPIDTSDYNDLREALEKLQLNDASLSFEPETSSALGFGFRCGFLGLLHMDVIQERIEREFNIPLITTAPSVIYKVSLTNGETISIDNPSNYPEVGKIDHVEEPYVKASIIVPNDFVGTVMELCQSKRGEFINMEYLDTTRVTIMYQIPLSEIVYDFFDQLKSSTKGYASFDYELSGYRQSNLVKMDILLNGEQVDALSFIVHRERAYHRGRAICEKLRELIPRQMFEVPIQASVGTKIVARETVKAMRKNVLAKCYGGDISRKRKLLEKQKEGKKRMKQVGNVEVPQEAFMAVLKIDDN, encoded by the coding sequence ATGACAGATATTAGAGCAAGGCAACAAAAAATTCGGAATTTCTGTATTATTGCACATATCGACCATGGCAAATCAACGTTGGCTGACCGGATTTTGGAATATACCGGAGCATTGACCTCACGGGAAATGCAGCAGCAAGTGCTTGATACGATGGATTTGGAGCGAGAACGTGGAATTACGATTAAGCTGCAGGCGGTACGCCTTTCTTATCGTGCAGACGACGGTGAAGAATATGTGCTTAATTTGATCGATACGCCAGGACACGTCGATTTCACGTACGAGGTGTCCAGAAGTTTGGCGGCTTGTGAAGGGGCGCTTCTGGTCGTCGATGCTGCTCAGGGGATCGAAGCCCAGACGCTGGCTAACGTATACTTGGCATTGGATAATAATCTTGAGATTTTGCCAGTAATCAACAAGATTGACCTGCCTAGCGCTGATCCTGATCGGGTGAAGCAAGAGATTGAAGATGTGATTGGGTTGGATGCAAGCGAGGCTGTCCATGCTTCAGCGAAAGCTGGAATCGGCATACGCGAAATTATTGAACAGGTCGTGCAGAAGGTTCCTGCGCCGACAGGAGATCCAGATGAGCCGCTTAAGGCGCTGATTTTTGACTCGCATTACGACCCTTATAAGGGTGTTATTGTCTATGTGCGCGTAATTAACGGGCATATCAAAGCGGGATCTAAGATCAAGATGATGGCGACGGGCAAGACGTTTGAGGTTATCGAGGTCGGCGCGTTTATGCCGCGGATGACGATGGTAGACGAGCTGAACATCGGTGATGTAGGGTTTATCGTAGCAGGTATTAAGACGGTAGGCGATACGCAAGTCGGGGATACGATTACGGATGCGAAGAAACCAACAGCAGAGCCACTGCCTGGCTATCGCAAAATCAATCCGATGGTTTTCTGTGGTCTATATCCTATAGATACATCGGATTACAATGATTTGCGCGAAGCGTTGGAGAAGCTGCAGTTGAATGATGCTTCGCTGAGCTTTGAACCGGAGACGTCTAGTGCGCTTGGTTTTGGATTCCGCTGTGGATTTCTCGGTCTGCTCCATATGGACGTTATTCAAGAGCGTATTGAGCGTGAGTTCAATATACCGCTGATTACGACTGCACCAAGTGTTATCTACAAAGTATCCTTGACCAATGGAGAAACGATCTCCATTGATAACCCGTCCAATTACCCGGAGGTTGGAAAGATCGACCACGTAGAAGAGCCTTATGTTAAGGCGTCGATTATCGTACCGAATGATTTTGTAGGAACCGTCATGGAGCTGTGCCAAAGCAAACGCGGCGAGTTCATTAACATGGAATACCTAGATACCACCCGGGTCACAATAATGTATCAAATTCCACTATCCGAAATCGTCTACGATTTCTTCGACCAGCTGAAATCAAGTACGAAGGGGTATGCCTCCTTTGATTATGAGCTCTCAGGCTACCGCCAGTCGAATCTGGTCAAAATGGACATCCTCCTTAACGGAGAACAGGTCGATGCGTTGTCCTTCATCGTTCACAGAGAAAGGGCTTATCATCGCGGACGGGCGATCTGTGAGAAGCTTCGCGAGCTGATTCCACGTCAAATGTTCGAGGTACCAATTCAGGCTTCCGTAGGTACTAAGATTGTAGCGAGAGAGACAGTTAAGGCGATGCGCAAGAACGTTCTTGCGAAGTGCTATGGCGGTGACATCTCCCGGAAGCGTAAATTGCTGGAAAAGCAAAAAGAAGGTAAGAAGCGCATGAAGCAGGTAGGTAACGTAGAGGTGCCGCAGGAGGCGTTTATGGCGGTTTTGAAAATCGACGATAATTAA
- a CDS encoding carbohydrate ABC transporter permease: protein MYKMKYALGSTFKYMTLFLGAFTALLPIIVVFFSSLKTNAEYGATSPLDPPQNWTYFANYTKAFVDGKMLLGFGNTIFILVISIAGATLIGSMIAYVLSRFKFRGSKLLMGAFLLATLIPSVTTQVATFRIIDALDLVNTRFAPILLYLGTDIIAVYIFLQFLDTISESLDESAMLDGASYFTIFFKIVLPLLAPAIVTVIIVKGVNVYNDFYTPFLYMPGENLQVISTALFKFKGPYGSQWEVICAAIMITIIPILVVFLALQKYIYNGFAQGSVK from the coding sequence ATGTACAAAATGAAATATGCATTAGGCAGTACGTTTAAGTACATGACTTTGTTTCTGGGCGCTTTCACGGCACTATTACCGATTATCGTCGTATTCTTCTCATCCTTAAAAACGAATGCAGAATATGGTGCAACGAGTCCTTTGGACCCGCCTCAAAATTGGACGTATTTTGCAAACTACACGAAGGCGTTTGTTGATGGAAAAATGCTGCTTGGCTTCGGCAACACGATCTTTATTCTCGTTATATCCATTGCCGGAGCTACATTGATCGGATCCATGATTGCCTATGTGCTCAGCCGGTTTAAGTTCCGCGGAAGCAAGCTGCTTATGGGTGCGTTTCTGCTGGCAACTTTAATTCCAAGTGTAACGACACAAGTTGCAACGTTTAGAATCATCGATGCATTGGATCTGGTAAATACGCGATTTGCACCAATTCTTCTTTATTTAGGAACGGATATTATCGCTGTTTATATTTTCTTGCAATTTTTAGATACCATTTCTGAATCCCTGGATGAATCCGCAATGCTGGATGGCGCGTCCTACTTCACGATTTTCTTTAAGATTGTATTGCCGCTGCTGGCACCTGCGATTGTAACGGTCATCATTGTGAAGGGGGTTAATGTCTATAACGATTTCTATACCCCATTCCTTTATATGCCTGGTGAGAATTTGCAGGTGATATCGACCGCTCTGTTTAAATTTAAGGGACCCTACGGTTCACAGTGGGAGGTCATATGCGCGGCGATCATGATTACAATCATTCCTATTCTTGTCGTATTTCTCGCCTTGCAAAAATATATTTATAACGGTTTTGCGCAGGGTTCTGTGAAATAA
- the grpE gene encoding nucleotide exchange factor GrpE yields the protein MKEQEPIQDNINTNVEEEIEMNDHVNQEHTADENSIPEEDTAGKREASESTAPEEGNAELAALRAELEEQQQRLLRAQADFDNFRRRTQKEKEELGKYASAKLITELLPVIDNFERALASGEQGTDVTSYAKGVEMIFRQLEGVLGSEGLKAMETVGEPFNPEFHQAIMQVESDEHEEGIVVEEVQKGYMLKDKVLRPAMVKVSG from the coding sequence TTGAAGGAACAAGAACCGATTCAAGACAACATCAATACGAATGTAGAGGAAGAAATTGAAATGAATGATCATGTGAATCAAGAACATACAGCAGACGAGAACAGCATACCGGAGGAGGACACTGCAGGCAAACGAGAGGCTTCCGAGTCCACTGCACCTGAAGAAGGCAATGCAGAGCTTGCAGCGCTGCGCGCAGAATTGGAAGAGCAGCAGCAAAGATTGCTGAGAGCGCAGGCGGATTTCGACAACTTCCGCAGACGTACGCAAAAGGAGAAAGAAGAACTAGGGAAGTACGCTTCCGCTAAACTGATTACCGAGCTGCTGCCAGTCATAGATAATTTCGAACGAGCTTTGGCCAGCGGTGAGCAGGGTACGGATGTCACTTCCTATGCCAAAGGTGTGGAAATGATTTTCCGCCAGCTGGAAGGCGTCTTGGGCAGCGAAGGCCTGAAGGCGATGGAAACCGTCGGAGAGCCGTTCAATCCTGAATTCCATCAGGCGATTATGCAGGTGGAGTCGGACGAACATGAAGAGGGCATCGTTGTCGAAGAAGTGCAGAAAGGGTATATGTTGAAGGACAAGGTACTTCGCCCAGCGATGGTCAAGGTTAGCGGTTAA
- a CDS encoding N-acetyltransferase — protein sequence MPATTAVCRRAKLEDVEPLFQMIDGYAQRGIMLPRSREMLSRQINDFVVTEVDGLVVGCGSLCQLGEELVEIRSLGISEGYKGRGLGSLLVAQLVEEAKNLGIPKVMALTYEVSFFLKNGFEVVEKDIFPEKVWTDCIHCPKQHACDEIAVLKILN from the coding sequence ATGCCTGCAACAACAGCTGTGTGCAGAAGGGCGAAACTGGAAGATGTAGAGCCTCTATTTCAAATGATTGATGGATATGCCCAGCGGGGAATTATGCTGCCGCGCTCGAGAGAGATGCTGAGTCGGCAGATTAATGATTTTGTGGTTACAGAAGTAGATGGCTTGGTTGTTGGATGCGGATCCCTATGCCAACTAGGTGAAGAACTCGTAGAAATCCGGTCGCTCGGTATTTCGGAAGGCTATAAAGGACGCGGCCTCGGTTCGTTACTCGTGGCGCAGCTGGTCGAGGAAGCGAAAAACCTTGGCATTCCGAAAGTTATGGCACTTACTTATGAAGTTTCTTTTTTTCTGAAAAACGGGTTTGAGGTCGTGGAGAAGGACATTTTTCCAGAGAAAGTCTGGACGGATTGCATCCATTGCCCGAAGCAACATGCCTGTGATGAAATAGCGGTACTTAAGATACTGAACTGA
- the hemW gene encoding radical SAM family heme chaperone HemW yields MPDSDSRFKTAPEAVYIHIPFCTNKCFYCDFNSYVLKDQPVMDYLRALDQEMELTVRETPPGEIKSIFVGGGTPTVLKPDEMEFFLASVRRHFPKWAPDIEFSMEANPGTTDKEKLGVMKAGGVNRVSFGVQAFQNELLSGIGRIHNTDDVYRSLENARAVGLNNLSIDLMFGLPNQTVEMLDYSVSKALELELSHYSIYSLKVEENTLFHTLYHKNQLPLPEEEDELKMYLLLMERMEKAGYRQYEISNFAKSGFESRHNITYWRNEDYYGLGAGAHGYVNRYRHVNIKGVNPYNEATKQGRPLLDRFEVSREEAMEDFVMVGLRVLEGISDERFRRQFGVSLDEVFGDQFNKMLNAGLLEKTASIPGYRLSKKGILFGNEVFAEFIGALGGK; encoded by the coding sequence TTGCCTGACTCTGATTCGCGGTTTAAGACGGCTCCCGAAGCCGTGTATATACACATTCCGTTTTGCACGAATAAATGTTTCTACTGTGATTTCAACTCGTATGTCCTTAAGGATCAGCCGGTGATGGATTATTTGCGGGCGCTTGATCAGGAGATGGAGCTGACTGTTCGCGAGACGCCACCCGGAGAGATTAAGAGCATATTCGTTGGCGGCGGTACGCCGACCGTACTTAAACCGGATGAGATGGAGTTTTTCCTCGCGTCTGTCCGCCGGCATTTTCCGAAGTGGGCTCCTGATATAGAATTTTCTATGGAAGCCAACCCTGGTACAACAGATAAGGAGAAGCTCGGCGTGATGAAGGCCGGGGGCGTCAATCGTGTGAGCTTCGGCGTACAGGCGTTTCAAAATGAACTGTTGAGCGGGATTGGACGCATTCATAACACAGATGATGTGTATCGTAGCTTGGAGAATGCGCGAGCGGTAGGGTTGAATAACCTGTCCATCGATTTGATGTTCGGCCTGCCTAATCAAACCGTCGAAATGCTGGATTACAGCGTGTCCAAAGCACTTGAGCTCGAGCTGTCGCATTATTCTATTTATAGTCTCAAAGTGGAAGAGAATACGTTGTTTCATACGCTATATCATAAGAACCAGCTCCCGCTTCCTGAGGAAGAGGATGAATTGAAGATGTACCTGCTGTTAATGGAACGAATGGAAAAGGCGGGATACAGGCAGTACGAGATCAGTAATTTTGCTAAATCGGGTTTTGAGAGCCGGCATAACATCACTTACTGGCGGAACGAAGATTATTACGGCCTGGGCGCTGGCGCCCATGGATATGTAAATCGATATCGCCATGTAAACATTAAGGGCGTGAACCCATATAATGAAGCAACTAAGCAGGGACGGCCGCTTCTGGATCGGTTCGAGGTATCCCGTGAGGAAGCGATGGAGGATTTCGTCATGGTGGGCCTGCGCGTATTAGAGGGCATTTCGGATGAACGTTTTCGGCGTCAATTTGGGGTTTCGCTGGATGAAGTGTTCGGGGATCAATTTAATAAAATGCTGAATGCCGGATTGCTTGAAAAGACAGCTTCAATTCCAGGCTATCGGCTAAGCAAGAAGGGGATATTGTTTGGCAATGAGGTGTTTGCCGAATTTATAGGTGCCTTGGGCGGAAAATAA
- the hrcA gene encoding heat-inducible transcriptional repressor HrcA, translating into MLTERQRMILTAIVDDYIRSAEPVGSRSISKRGDVGYSPATIRNEMADLEELGFLEQPHTSAGRIPSHKGYRYYVDHMMPLNRLTSDELATMKSFYAEKLNATEQVIQHAGTILSHMTNYTSILLGPEVFHTSLRHFQLLSLNETTAVAIIVTNTGQVENKTVTIPPGVSISEMEKVVNLLNHRLAGVPIYKLKSALYNEIGQEMQRHIDHFEDLMKVLDEALDSDGTEGQRLFLSGTTNMLTQPEFRDVNKVKSILDLLEETPTLMKMLASAQAGTGIQVRIGTENKHEAFANCSLITATYAIEGGAVGTIGILGPTRMEYARVMRILDMLSKDLTEFLSRLH; encoded by the coding sequence ATGTTAACGGAACGCCAGAGAATGATTTTAACAGCTATTGTAGATGATTATATTCGTTCGGCGGAGCCGGTGGGATCCCGAAGCATTTCAAAACGTGGGGATGTCGGCTACAGTCCGGCAACGATTCGTAATGAAATGGCAGATTTGGAGGAGCTCGGATTTCTGGAGCAGCCTCATACATCAGCAGGCCGTATTCCATCTCACAAAGGATACCGATATTATGTTGATCATATGATGCCCCTGAACCGTCTGACCTCGGATGAGCTAGCAACAATGAAATCATTTTATGCCGAGAAGCTTAATGCGACTGAACAGGTCATTCAGCATGCGGGCACGATTTTGTCGCATATGACGAACTATACCTCTATTCTGCTTGGACCTGAAGTATTCCATACTTCTTTACGTCATTTTCAGCTGCTGTCTTTAAATGAGACAACGGCAGTAGCCATTATTGTGACGAATACAGGCCAGGTAGAGAATAAGACGGTCACTATTCCGCCCGGCGTATCGATCTCCGAAATGGAGAAGGTTGTCAACCTGCTCAATCATAGACTGGCTGGAGTGCCAATCTATAAATTAAAATCCGCACTGTACAACGAAATCGGTCAAGAAATGCAGCGGCATATCGACCATTTCGAGGATTTGATGAAGGTGTTGGATGAAGCGCTGGATAGCGACGGAACCGAAGGGCAACGCCTGTTTCTTAGCGGAACTACGAATATGCTGACGCAGCCTGAATTCCGGGATGTGAATAAGGTGAAGAGCATACTTGACCTGTTGGAGGAAACGCCGACATTGATGAAAATGCTGGCATCCGCACAGGCCGGGACAGGCATTCAGGTACGTATCGGTACAGAGAACAAACATGAAGCTTTTGCAAATTGCAGTTTGATTACAGCAACCTATGCCATTGAAGGCGGCGCTGTAGGCACGATCGGTATTTTGGGACCGACAAGAATGGAGTATGCCCGGGTCATGCGGATTTTGGATATGCTATCTAAGGATTTAACAGAATTCCTGTCCCGCTTACATTAA